The following proteins are encoded in a genomic region of Gouania willdenowi chromosome 6, fGouWil2.1, whole genome shotgun sequence:
- the LOC114464636 gene encoding uncharacterized protein LOC114464636, protein MLLCRPPWLRSSLEHRLLLRRNGTSNLHRQSVLVRTAVLRWKEKLLLEPMFEVPHSDIMAVELDREVVLGKSQPRYIRAPAKASPEEEYDSGIEEENWPQQRDAVKVKTRRSPSRVVPAGVVAELQVDPGTAGAHAALSPTLAEVFAGAQTAAAQKRDIQSSPAECSSEDGRSALEGEEKLLLEPMFEVPHSDIMAVELDREVVLGKSQPRYIRAPAKASPEEEYDSGIEEENWPQQANAANNLIT, encoded by the exons ATGCTGCTCTGTCGCCCACCCTGGCTGAGGTCTTCGCTGGAGCACAGACTGCTGCTGCGCAGAAACGGGACGTCCAATCTTCACCGGCAGAGTGTTCTAGTGAGGACGGCCGTTCTGCGCTGGAAG GAAAAGCTGCTTCTGGAGCCCATGTTCGAGGTTCCACACTCTGACATCATGGCTGTGGAGCTGGACAGGGAGGTGGTTCTGGGAAAGTCACAGCCAAGATACATCAG AGCTCCAGCTAAAGCGTCGCCAGAAGAGGAGTACGACTCTGGCATCGAGGAGGAGAACTGGCCCCAACAG AGGGATGCTGTGAAGGTGAAGACGAGGAGGTCACCTTCCAGAGTCGTGCCTGCTGGGGTGGTGGCAgag TTGCAGGTCGACCCTGGCACTGCTGGAGCGCATGCTGCTCTGTCGCCCACCCTGGCTGAGGTCTTCGCTGGAGCACAGACTGCTGCTGCGCAGAAACGGGACATCCAATCTTCACCGGCAGAGTGTTCTAGTGAGGACGGCCGTTCTGCGCTGGAAGGTGAG GAAAAGCTGCTTCTGGAGCCCATGTTCGAGGTTCCACACTCTGACATCATGGCTGTGGAGCTGGACAGGGAGGTGGTTCTGGGAAAGTCACAGCCAAGATACATCAG AGCTCCAGCTAAAGCGTCACCAGAAGAGGAGTACGACTCTGGCATCGAGGAGGAGAACTGGCCCCAACAGGCGAATGCTGCTAACAACTTGATCACATGA